One region of Candidatus Methylomirabilota bacterium genomic DNA includes:
- a CDS encoding DUF169 domain-containing protein: protein MVDAKTADQALQTYIRPQTFPVSIRMLKPGEAIPERAKRPARDFGKLSMNCQVIDMARRYGWLIALTRDDHVCSLGIT from the coding sequence ATGGTGGACGCGAAGACCGCCGACCAGGCTCTGCAGACCTACATCCGCCCGCAGACCTTCCCGGTCTCGATCCGGATGCTCAAGCCGGGCGAGGCGATCCCCGAGCGGGCCAAACGGCCGGCGCGTGACTTCGGCAAGCTCTCCATGAACTGCCAGGTCATCGACATGGCGCGCCGGTACGGATGGCTGATCGCGCTGACCCGCGACGACCACGTCTGCTCCCTCGGGATCAC
- a CDS encoding iron transporter — protein sequence MSCRWAALGVWLVLAALPAVPARGQGLVPVGEPAVQAGIRVRVGYLPWAVSLDPPRPAVEGPHVIHLQVEVEAVRGNPYGLDPDDDVPYLRIPFVLVHEPTGRRQEGVLEPMVSRDGFHYGANVALIGPGPQSLTLEVGPPEGLARHTDPRTERRSWWAAFTLTWRFRYTPGE from the coding sequence GTGAGCTGCCGCTGGGCCGCCCTCGGTGTCTGGCTCGTGCTGGCCGCGCTACCGGCCGTCCCGGCCCGGGGCCAGGGCCTCGTTCCGGTCGGCGAGCCCGCGGTCCAGGCGGGGATCCGGGTCCGCGTCGGCTACCTCCCGTGGGCGGTTTCGCTCGATCCCCCGCGACCCGCCGTCGAAGGACCCCACGTCATCCATCTCCAGGTCGAGGTGGAGGCGGTCCGGGGCAACCCGTACGGGCTCGACCCCGACGACGACGTCCCCTATCTCAGGATCCCGTTCGTGCTGGTGCACGAGCCGACCGGGCGCCGGCAGGAGGGGGTGCTCGAGCCCATGGTGTCGCGCGACGGCTTCCATTACGGAGCGAACGTGGCGCTCATCGGCCCCGGCCCCCAGAGCCTCACCCTCGAGGTGGGCCCCCCCGAGGGACTCGCCCGCCACACCGACCCGCGGACGGAGAGGCGATCCTGGTGGGCCGCGTTCACGCTGACGTGGCGCTTTCGGTACACGCCCGGAGAGTGA
- a CDS encoding NAD-dependent malic enzyme has product MTMRLEIRNRPGMLGRVTSAIGRAGGDIGAVDLVQVDARTIVRDITFNARDDRHGQAVVDAVRRVAGVRVVNVSDRTFLMHLGGKIEVRGKVPVKTRDDLSMAYTPGVARVCLAIHDDPQKAYALTIKHNTVAVVTDGTAVLGLGDIGPKGAMPVMEGKALLFKEFAGVDAFPLCLATKDVDEIVAIVRAVSPVFGGINLEDIAAPRCFEIEERLRKELDIPVFHDDQHGTAVVVLASLLNALKVVKKKMSDVRVVFSGAGASGIATAKLLMAVGCRYVIGCDRAGALYRGRRENMNTVKAWFAEHTNPKRLQGSLADALRGADVFIGLSGPGVVSPKDIRRMARDPVVFAMANPVPEIMPEEVHGAVRVMATGRSDYPNQINNVLCFPGFFRGLLDIRARLVNDEMKLAAAHAIASCVGKGELGPEYIIPSVFNKQVAPAVAREVARAAHKTGVARRRPRADAFVWS; this is encoded by the coding sequence ATGACGATGCGTCTCGAGATCCGGAACCGGCCCGGCATGCTCGGCAGGGTCACCTCCGCCATCGGCCGCGCCGGCGGCGACATCGGGGCGGTCGACCTCGTCCAGGTGGACGCCAGGACCATCGTCCGCGACATCACCTTCAACGCGCGCGACGACCGGCACGGCCAGGCCGTGGTCGACGCCGTCCGTCGCGTGGCCGGCGTGCGCGTCGTCAACGTCTCCGATCGCACCTTCCTGATGCACCTCGGGGGCAAGATCGAGGTACGCGGCAAGGTGCCGGTCAAGACGCGGGACGACCTGTCGATGGCCTACACACCCGGCGTCGCCCGCGTATGCCTGGCCATCCACGACGACCCCCAGAAGGCCTATGCCCTCACCATCAAGCACAACACCGTGGCCGTCGTCACCGACGGCACCGCAGTGCTCGGGCTCGGCGACATCGGACCCAAGGGCGCCATGCCGGTCATGGAGGGCAAGGCGCTCCTGTTCAAGGAGTTCGCCGGGGTGGACGCCTTCCCGCTGTGCCTCGCCACCAAGGACGTCGACGAGATCGTGGCCATCGTGCGGGCAGTCTCGCCGGTCTTCGGCGGGATCAACCTCGAAGACATCGCGGCGCCCCGCTGCTTCGAGATCGAAGAGCGGCTCCGGAAGGAGCTCGACATCCCGGTATTCCACGACGACCAGCACGGGACGGCCGTCGTCGTGCTGGCCTCGCTCCTCAACGCCCTGAAGGTCGTCAAGAAGAAGATGAGTGACGTCCGCGTCGTGTTCTCCGGTGCCGGCGCCTCCGGCATCGCCACCGCCAAGCTCCTGATGGCGGTGGGCTGCCGCTATGTCATCGGCTGCGATCGCGCCGGCGCGCTCTACCGGGGCCGGCGGGAGAACATGAACACCGTCAAGGCCTGGTTCGCCGAGCACACCAACCCCAAGCGCCTGCAGGGCAGCTTGGCCGACGCCCTGCGAGGGGCCGATGTCTTCATCGGGCTCTCGGGTCCCGGCGTGGTGAGCCCCAAGGACATCCGCCGGATGGCCCGGGATCCCGTGGTGTTCGCCATGGCCAACCCGGTCCCCGAGATCATGCCGGAGGAAGTGCACGGCGCCGTCCGCGTGATGGCGACGGGCCGGTCGGATTATCCGAACCAGATCAACAACGTGCTCTGCTTCCCCGGCTTCTTCCGCGGGCTTCTGGACATCCGCGCGCGGCTCGTCAACGACGAGATGAAGCTGGCCGCCGCGCATGCCATCGCCTCCTGCGTGGGCAAGGGCGAGCTGGGGCCCGAGTACATCATCCCGAGCGTGTTCAACAAGCAGGTCGCTCCCGCCGTCGCCCGCGAGGTGGCGCGCGCCGCCCACAAGACCGGGGTGGCTCGCCGCCGTCCCCGCGCCGACGCGTTCGTCTGGTCGTAA